The Pirellulimonas nuda genome includes a region encoding these proteins:
- a CDS encoding ISAs1 family transposase, giving the protein MGEVSEAGIARHFEGLTDPRRREPIYPLVNVVVMALCAVLSGADDFVSIAAWSREKRGWLAKFLDLSAGVPSHDRFNAVFAALNPAEFEKCFLSWVTALHEVTDGQVIAIDGKTLRRSFDAASSKAAIHMVSAWATANHIALGQVVTDAKSNEITAIPRLLEMLEIKGCLVTIDAMGCQREIAERIVEGGGDYVLATKGNQPNLCEAIDAFFTAQLEDDCRNVACRRHESHEKGHGREEDRYYYLTKLPEGFPEREKWRGLKAIGMAVRITTHSDGAQTFDTRYYITSRYMSGKKFAEAVRGHWGIENSLHWQLDVTFGEDQCRVRKGHADANLSLLRRTALSLLKNNTSRKLGVKNKRLTAAWCDQYRLEVLCGA; this is encoded by the coding sequence GTGGGCGAGGTTTCCGAGGCAGGGATCGCGAGGCATTTCGAGGGGCTAACCGATCCGCGTCGGCGTGAGCCGATCTACCCGTTGGTGAACGTTGTGGTGATGGCGTTGTGCGCGGTCCTAAGCGGGGCGGACGACTTCGTGTCGATCGCCGCGTGGTCGAGGGAGAAGAGAGGGTGGCTGGCGAAGTTCTTGGACCTGTCGGCGGGCGTGCCTTCGCACGACCGCTTCAACGCGGTCTTCGCGGCCCTCAACCCGGCCGAGTTCGAGAAGTGCTTCTTGAGCTGGGTCACCGCGCTGCATGAGGTCACCGACGGCCAGGTGATCGCGATCGATGGTAAGACGCTGCGGCGCAGCTTCGACGCAGCGAGCAGCAAGGCGGCGATCCACATGGTGAGCGCCTGGGCGACCGCCAATCATATCGCCCTGGGGCAGGTCGTCACCGACGCCAAGAGCAACGAGATCACAGCCATCCCAAGGCTGCTTGAGATGCTGGAAATCAAGGGGTGTTTGGTGACCATCGACGCGATGGGGTGTCAACGGGAGATCGCCGAGCGGATCGTCGAAGGGGGCGGCGACTACGTGCTGGCGACCAAGGGGAACCAACCGAACTTGTGCGAAGCGATCGATGCGTTCTTCACCGCGCAACTGGAAGACGACTGCCGGAACGTGGCGTGCCGACGGCACGAGTCGCACGAGAAGGGGCACGGCCGCGAGGAAGACCGCTACTACTACCTGACGAAGCTGCCGGAGGGGTTTCCCGAGCGTGAGAAGTGGCGTGGGCTCAAGGCGATCGGCATGGCGGTCCGCATCACCACCCATAGCGACGGCGCACAGACATTCGACACGCGCTACTACATCACTAGCCGCTACATGAGCGGCAAGAAGTTCGCCGAGGCGGTGCGCGGCCACTGGGGGATCGAGAACTCACTCCACTGGCAGCTCGACGTGACGTTCGGCGAAGACCAATGCCGCGTCCGCAAGGGACACGCCGACGCCAACCTCAGCCTGCTGCGCAGAACGGCGCTGAGCCTCCTCAAGAACAACACCTCCCGAAAGCTCGGCGTAAAGAACAAACGCCTCACCGCGGCATGGTGCGATCAGTACCGACTCGAAGTGCTCTGCGGGGCATGA
- a CDS encoding sulfatase family protein, with amino-acid sequence MRPLLAYVFSALCAASQAIATGQPPAPAGREAARPNIVLIYADDIGYGDLSCYGAKKVATPNIDRLAAQGLRFTDAHSVASVCTPSRYSLLTGKYAFRQPGTGIASGVEGLLVDPARTTLPSMLKGSGYATGIVGKWHLGLGVKPTDYNGKIRPGPNDVGFEYAWIMPATGDRVPCVWVENDRVVNLDPTDPIKLDYRVKRGEPRSFVNGVPRIGEQTGGEAALWDDENISTVVAQKSNAFMERHQAGPFFLEVSTHNIHVPRVPNPRFIGKSDCGVRGDAIVELDWIVGEVLGKLEALGLADNTLVMFSSDNGGVLDDNGPDKVHGVGDPDGSNGHGPNGVLRGQKGTVWEGGTRVPMIARWPGHVRRGVSDALVSQVDLLASLAALTGESIPAGEAPDSENQLAALMGVDSTGRRSLVEQRNADLFGFRQGMWKLFPAVGRGKGGEARLYNLADDLGETNDLAADQPGRVKEMTDRFNQIVGDSVVQKSPRRRGAGK; translated from the coding sequence ATGCGACCACTCCTGGCTTACGTCTTCTCCGCGCTGTGCGCTGCTTCGCAGGCGATCGCCACCGGCCAGCCGCCCGCCCCAGCCGGCCGAGAGGCGGCCCGGCCAAACATCGTCCTGATCTACGCCGACGACATCGGCTACGGCGACCTAAGCTGCTACGGGGCGAAGAAGGTCGCGACGCCCAACATCGATCGCCTCGCCGCGCAAGGCCTCCGCTTCACCGACGCCCACTCGGTCGCGTCGGTCTGCACCCCCTCTCGCTACTCCCTGCTCACGGGCAAGTACGCCTTCCGGCAGCCGGGGACCGGCATCGCCTCGGGCGTCGAGGGGCTCCTGGTCGACCCGGCACGCACCACGCTCCCCTCGATGCTCAAGGGTTCGGGCTACGCGACCGGCATCGTCGGCAAATGGCACCTTGGACTGGGCGTCAAGCCGACCGACTACAACGGGAAGATCCGGCCCGGTCCGAACGATGTCGGCTTCGAATACGCCTGGATCATGCCGGCGACCGGCGACCGCGTCCCCTGCGTCTGGGTCGAGAACGACCGGGTGGTCAACCTCGACCCGACCGACCCGATCAAGCTGGACTACCGGGTGAAGCGAGGCGAGCCCCGCTCGTTTGTGAATGGCGTCCCTCGCATCGGCGAGCAGACCGGGGGCGAGGCCGCGCTGTGGGACGACGAGAACATCTCAACGGTCGTCGCCCAGAAGAGCAACGCGTTCATGGAGAGGCATCAAGCCGGGCCGTTCTTCCTGGAGGTTTCGACGCACAACATCCACGTCCCGCGCGTCCCTAACCCGAGGTTCATCGGTAAGAGCGACTGCGGCGTGCGCGGCGACGCCATCGTGGAACTCGATTGGATCGTGGGCGAGGTCCTCGGCAAGCTAGAGGCGCTCGGCCTCGCGGATAACACGCTCGTCATGTTCTCCAGCGACAACGGCGGGGTGCTAGACGACAACGGCCCAGACAAGGTGCACGGGGTCGGCGATCCGGACGGATCCAACGGGCACGGCCCCAACGGCGTGCTGCGCGGCCAAAAGGGGACCGTCTGGGAAGGGGGGACGCGCGTGCCGATGATCGCGCGGTGGCCGGGCCATGTGAGGCGAGGCGTCTCCGACGCGCTGGTCAGCCAGGTGGACCTGCTCGCCAGCCTGGCGGCGCTGACGGGAGAAAGCATCCCCGCCGGAGAAGCCCCGGACAGCGAGAACCAACTCGCCGCCTTGATGGGGGTCGATTCGACCGGGCGGAGGTCGCTGGTCGAGCAGCGAAACGCGGACTTGTTTGGCTTCCGCCAAGGCATGTGGAAGCTCTTTCCAGCGGTCGGACGCGGCAAAGGGGGGGAGGCCAGGCTCTACAATCTGGCCGACGACCTCGGAGAAACCAACGACCTCGCCGCGGACCAGCCAGGGCGCGTGAAGGAGATGACCGACCGGTTCAACCAGATCGTCGGGGACAGCGTCGTTCAAAAATCGCCACGGCGTCGCGGAGCGGGCAAATGA